In Phragmites australis chromosome 24, lpPhrAust1.1, whole genome shotgun sequence, the following are encoded in one genomic region:
- the LOC133907756 gene encoding BOI-related E3 ubiquitin-protein ligase 1-like isoform X2, giving the protein MALQAHYHHHRESPFLARGGAPESSRAAEMGLPQAQKEAMPPQHAQPLLLDFAHGDCSGGRKRQREAEAAMSPQLFSLQPQALGPKVVSLAQLHKRPATGLRLDFDECSEHVSSTSSASASCLLSDELAAQHDQHKNEMDRLIQEHAERLQRVLADTRRRHYRSLLGAAEAAASQRIREKEAEASEAARRGAELEDRIARLSAEAAAWQAKAFADQSTAATLHAQLQQAAAAAQARGKAEEDNNVAGAADDAESFFVDPDRVVEVAAPPPPARPCQTCRQRLASVVLLPCRHLCVCAACEPAVSASAPCAAPVAACPMCRGVVTGTVQVFFS; this is encoded by the exons ATGGCGCTTCAGGCGCATTACCACCACCACCGGGAGTCCCCGTTCCTCGCCAG AGGCGGCGCCCCGGAGAGCAGCCGGGCGGCGGAGATGGGGCTGCCGCAGGCGCAGAAGGAGGCGATGCCTCCGCAGCACGCTCAGCCCCTCCTTTTGGACTTCGCCCATGGAG ATTGCAGCGGCGGGAGGAAGCGGCAgcgcgaggcggaggcggccaTGTCGCCGCAGCTCTTCTCGTTGCAGCCGCAGGCGCTGGGGCCCAAGGTGGTAAGCCTGGCGCAGCTGCACAAGCGGCCGGCGACGGGCCTCCGGCTCGACTTCGACGAGTGCTCGGAGCACGTGTCGTCCACGTCCTCAGCCTCGGCATCGTGTCTCCTCTCCGACGAGCTCGCCGCGCAGCATGATCAGCACAAGAACGAGATGGACCGCTTGATCCAAGAACAT GCGGAGAGGCTCCAGCGCGTGCTGGCTGACACGAGGCGGCGGCACTACCGCTCGCTGCTCGGCGCGGCCGAGGCGGCAGCGTCTCAGCGGATAAGGGAGAAGGAAGCGGAGGCCTCCGAGGCAGCTCGGCGCGGAGCCGAGCTGGAGGACCGGATCGCGCGGCTGAGTGCGGAGGCCGCGGCGTGGCAGGCGAAGGCGTTCGCCGACCAGTCCACGGCCGCGACGCTCCACGCACAGCTccagcaggcggcggcggcggcgcaggcgcgGGGCAAGGCTGAGGAAGACAACAACGTGGCAGGCGCCGCGGACGACGCCGAGTCGTTCTTCGTCGACCCGGACAGGGTGGTGGAGGTGgccgcgccgccaccgccggccaGGCCGTGCCAGACGTGCCGGCAGCGGTTGGCCTCCGTTGTGCTGCTCCCGTGCCGCCACCTCTGCGTCTGCGCCGCCTGCGAGCCCGCCGTCTCCGCCAGTGCCCCCTGCGCCGCCCCCGTAGCAGCCTGCCCCATGTGCCGCGGCGTTGTCACCGGCACGGTGCAAGTGTTCTTCTCCTAG
- the LOC133907979 gene encoding purple acid phosphatase 23-like yields the protein MPRNPRTLSWVTSRMQVGFDLALLDPAAIRSEVWYDDCSVPVAASSVTSYSHIATGSANYGQLYPYSSLLNYTSGAIHHVCLHGLRPAMSYYYCCGDSALPSGLSNERSFTMLPAAGAGYYSCRITVLGDLGFTGNYNATVEHLTKNDPSLILMVGDMTYANH from the exons ATGCCTCGCAACCCCCGCACGCTCTCCTGGGTCACGAGCCGCATGCAGGTGGGGTTTGACCTCGCCCTGCTTGACCCCGCCGCCATCCGCAGCGAGGTCTGGTACGACGACTGCAGTGTCCCCGTAGCCGCCTCCTCCGTCACCTCCTACTCACACATCGCCACGGGGTCCGCGAAT TATGGTCAGCTGTACCCGTACTCGAGCCTACTCAACTACACCTCCGGCGCCATCCACCACGTCTGCCTCCACGGCCTGCGACCAGCCATGAGCTACTACTACTGTTGTGGTGACAGCGCCCTCCCCAGCGGCCTCAGCAACGAGAGGTCCTTCACCATGCTACCTGCGGCAGGGGCCGGGTACTACTCGTGTCGCATCACGGTGCTCGGGGACCTGGGCTTCACCGGCAACTACAACGCCACCGTCGAACACCTCACCAAGAATGACCCCTCCCTGATCCTCATGGTCGGGGACATGACCTACGCCAACCATTGA
- the LOC133907756 gene encoding BOI-related E3 ubiquitin-protein ligase 1-like isoform X1, with protein MALQAHYHHHRESPFLASRGGAPESSRAAEMGLPQAQKEAMPPQHAQPLLLDFAHGDCSGGRKRQREAEAAMSPQLFSLQPQALGPKVVSLAQLHKRPATGLRLDFDECSEHVSSTSSASASCLLSDELAAQHDQHKNEMDRLIQEHAERLQRVLADTRRRHYRSLLGAAEAAASQRIREKEAEASEAARRGAELEDRIARLSAEAAAWQAKAFADQSTAATLHAQLQQAAAAAQARGKAEEDNNVAGAADDAESFFVDPDRVVEVAAPPPPARPCQTCRQRLASVVLLPCRHLCVCAACEPAVSASAPCAAPVAACPMCRGVVTGTVQVFFS; from the exons ATGGCGCTTCAGGCGCATTACCACCACCACCGGGAGTCCCCGTTCCTCGCCAG CAGAGGCGGCGCCCCGGAGAGCAGCCGGGCGGCGGAGATGGGGCTGCCGCAGGCGCAGAAGGAGGCGATGCCTCCGCAGCACGCTCAGCCCCTCCTTTTGGACTTCGCCCATGGAG ATTGCAGCGGCGGGAGGAAGCGGCAgcgcgaggcggaggcggccaTGTCGCCGCAGCTCTTCTCGTTGCAGCCGCAGGCGCTGGGGCCCAAGGTGGTAAGCCTGGCGCAGCTGCACAAGCGGCCGGCGACGGGCCTCCGGCTCGACTTCGACGAGTGCTCGGAGCACGTGTCGTCCACGTCCTCAGCCTCGGCATCGTGTCTCCTCTCCGACGAGCTCGCCGCGCAGCATGATCAGCACAAGAACGAGATGGACCGCTTGATCCAAGAACAT GCGGAGAGGCTCCAGCGCGTGCTGGCTGACACGAGGCGGCGGCACTACCGCTCGCTGCTCGGCGCGGCCGAGGCGGCAGCGTCTCAGCGGATAAGGGAGAAGGAAGCGGAGGCCTCCGAGGCAGCTCGGCGCGGAGCCGAGCTGGAGGACCGGATCGCGCGGCTGAGTGCGGAGGCCGCGGCGTGGCAGGCGAAGGCGTTCGCCGACCAGTCCACGGCCGCGACGCTCCACGCACAGCTccagcaggcggcggcggcggcgcaggcgcgGGGCAAGGCTGAGGAAGACAACAACGTGGCAGGCGCCGCGGACGACGCCGAGTCGTTCTTCGTCGACCCGGACAGGGTGGTGGAGGTGgccgcgccgccaccgccggccaGGCCGTGCCAGACGTGCCGGCAGCGGTTGGCCTCCGTTGTGCTGCTCCCGTGCCGCCACCTCTGCGTCTGCGCCGCCTGCGAGCCCGCCGTCTCCGCCAGTGCCCCCTGCGCCGCCCCCGTAGCAGCCTGCCCCATGTGCCGCGGCGTTGTCACCGGCACGGTGCAAGTGTTCTTCTCCTAG